A genomic region of Camelus ferus isolate YT-003-E chromosome 35, BCGSAC_Cfer_1.0, whole genome shotgun sequence contains the following coding sequences:
- the EPC1 gene encoding enhancer of polycomb homolog 1 isoform X3 has protein sequence MVGLQEHHLQRAISAQQVYGEKRDNMVIPVPEAESNIAYYESIYPGEFKMPKQLIHIQPFSLDAEQPDYDLDSEDEVFVNKLKKKMDICPLQFEEMIDRLEKGSGQQPVSLQEAKLLLKEDDELIREVYEYWIKKRKSCRGPSLIPSVKQEKRDGSSTNDPYVAFRRRTEKMQTRKNRKNDEASYEKMLKLRRDLSRAVTILEMIKRREKSKRELLHLTLEIMEKRYNLGDYSGEIVSEVLAQRQPGKPAYAAPAAPIANSAQYRHQEAVDAKEFKGSKQDKADLIRPKRKYEKKPKVFPPAAAAAPPQAGPAALPGFNAKDLNQYDFPSSDEEPLSQVLSGSSEAEEENDPDGPFAFRRKAGCQYYAPHLDQTGNWPWTSPADGGLGDARYRYCLTTLTVPRRCIGFARRRLGRGGRVLLDRAHSDYDSVFRHLDLEMLSSPQRSPVNQFANTSETNTSDTSFSKDLSQILVNIKSCRWRHFRPRTPSLHDSDNDELSCRKLYRSVNRTGTAPPGTQTCSTSTQSKSGGGAAHFAFTAEQYQHHQQQLALMQKQQLAQIQQQQASSSSATNTPQGFVSKTLDSASAQFAASALVTSEQLMGFKMKDDVVLGIGVNGVLPASGVYKGLHLGGAAPAALVHTSPSTAASALLQPASLTQTPGPHSAPSHQVTAANSAPTQVLIGNNIRLTVPSSVATVNSIAPINARHIPRTLSAVPSSALKLAAAANCQVSKVPSSPSVDSVPRENHESEKPALNNIADNTVAMEVT, from the exons GAGCACCATCTTCAGCGGGCTATTTCAGCACAGCAGGTGTATGGTGAGAAGAGGGATAACATGGTTATACCAGTCCCGGAGGCGGAGAGCAACATTGCTTACTACGAGTCCATATATCCCGGGGAATTTAAGATGCCAAAGCAGCTCATTCACATACAGC CTTTTAGCCTGGATGCCGAACAGCCCGACTATGATTTGGATTCTGAAGATGAAGTGTTTGTGaataaactgaagaagaaaatggacATCTGCCCATTGCAATTTGAGGAAATGATTGACCGTCTAGAAAAAGGCAGTGGTCAGCAG CCAGTCAGTCTGCAGGAAGCTAAACTACTGCTAAAAGAAGACGATGAATTAATCAGAGAAGTTTATGAATACTggattaaaaagaggaaaagctgtCGAGGGCCGTCTCTCATCCCATCAGTGAAACAGGAGAAACGAGACGGCTCCAGCACAAATGACCCCTATGTGGCTTTTAGAAGACGCACCGAAAAAATGCAGACTCGAAAA AATCGCAAAAATGATGAAGCCTCTTACGAAAAAATGCTTAAGCTGCGTCGAGATCTCAGTCGGGCTGTTACTATTCTAGAGatgataaaaagaagagaaaagagtaaaAGGGAGCTATTGCACTTAACCCTGGAAATTatggaaaagag GTATAACTTGGGCGACTACAGCGGCGAGATCGTATCCGAGGTTTTGGCGCAGAGACAGCCCGGGAAGCCCGCGTacgccgcgcccgccgcccccATCGCCAACAGCGCCCAGTACCGACACCAGGAAGCGGTGGACGCCAAGGAGTTCAAAGGCAGCAAG CAAGATAAAGCCGATCTCATCCGACCCAAGCGTAAATATGAAAAGAAGCCCAAAGTCTTCCCGCCGGCCGCGGCCGCCGCGCCCCCGCAGGCCGGCCCCGCCGCGCTGCCCGGCTTCAACGCGAAAGACCTGAACCAGTACGACTTCCCCAGCTCGGACGAGGAGCCCCTGTCCCAG GTGTTGTCTGGCTCCTCGGAAGCGGAGGAAGAGAACGACCCCGACGGCCCCTTTGCTTTCCGCAGGAAGGCAGGCTGTCAGTACTACGCT cctcATTTAGACCAAACTGGCAACTGGCCTTGGACGAGCCCTGCAGATGGGGGCCTCGGGGACGCGCGTTACCGATACTGTCTGACGACCCTGACCGTGCCCCGCAGGTGCATCGGCTTCGCGCGGAGGCGGCTGGGGCGCGGAGGGAG GGTCTTGCTGGACAGAGCTCACTCAGACTATGACAGTGTGTTTCGCCATCTGGACTTGGAAATGCTTTCCTCTCCACAGCGTTCTCCAGTCAATCAGTTTGCCAATACCTCAGAAACAAATACCTCGGACACATCTTTCTCTAAAGACCTCAGTCAGATACTAGTCAATATCAAATCATGTAGATGGCGGCACTTCAGGCCTCGGACACCGTCCCTACATGACAGTGACAATGATGAACTCTCCTGTAGAAAACTGTATAGGAGTGTGAACCGAACAGGAACAGCACCGCCCGGGACCCAGACATGCAGTACCTCCACGCAGAGTAagagcggcggcggcgcggctcACTTCG CATTTACAGCCGAGCAGTACCAGCACCATCAGCAGCAGCTGGCACTAATGCAGAAACAGCAGCTCGCACAGATTCAGCAGCAGCAAGCAAGCAGCAGTTCCGCCACCAACACTCCACAG gGTTTTGTCTCCAAGACTCTGGATTCTGCTAGTGCTCAGTTCGCCGCTTCTGCTTTGGTGACGTCAGAGCAGCTGATGGGATTCAAGATGAAGGATGACGTGGTGCTTGGAATTGGGGTGAACGGCGTCCTTCCAGCCTCAG GCGTGTACAAGGGCCTACACCTCGGCGGTGCGGCGCCTGCAGCGCTTGTCCACACGAGCCCGTCGACGGCGGCCTCGGCGTTGCTGCAGCCGGCAAGCCTGACCCAGACTCCAGGGCCCCACAGCGCGCCGAGTCACCAGGTGACTGCTGCCAACTCTGCGCCAACTCAGGTTCTGATTGGGAACAACATTCGATTGACTGTACCTTCATCAGTTGCCACTGTAAACTCTATTGCCCCTATAAATGCACGACATATACCCAGGACTTTAAGTGCTGTGCCATCGTCTGCCTTAAAGCTGGCTGCCGCAGCAAACTGTCAAGTTTCCAAGGTCCCGTCCTCACCCTCCGTAGATTCGGTCCCACG GGAAAATCACGAATCGGAAAAGCCAGCCCTGAACAACATCGCGGACAACACAGTAGCGATGGAGGTGACGTAG
- the EPC1 gene encoding enhancer of polycomb homolog 1 isoform X4 — MEHHLQRAISAQQVYGEKRDNMVIPVPEAESNIAYYESIYPGEFKMPKQLIHIQPFSLDAEQPDYDLDSEDEVFVNKLKKKMDICPLQFEEMIDRLEKGSGQQPVSLQEAKLLLKEDDELIREVYEYWIKKRKSCRGPSLIPSVKQEKRDGSSTNDPYVAFRRRTEKMQTRKNRKNDEASYEKMLKLRRDLSRAVTILEMIKRREKSKRELLHLTLEIMEKRYNLGDYSGEIVSEVLAQRQPGKPAYAAPAAPIANSAQYRHQEAVDAKEFKGSKQDKADLIRPKRKYEKKPKVFPPAAAAAPPQAGPAALPGFNAKDLNQYDFPSSDEEPLSQVLSGSSEAEEENDPDGPFAFRRKAGCQYYAPHLDQTGNWPWTSPADGGLGDARYRYCLTTLTVPRRCIGFARRRLGRGGRVLLDRAHSDYDSVFRHLDLEMLSSPQRSPVNQFANTSETNTSDTSFSKDLSQILVNIKSCRWRHFRPRTPSLHDSDNDELSCRKLYRSVNRTGTAPPGTQTCSTSTQSKSGGGAAHFAFTAEQYQHHQQQLALMQKQQLAQIQQQQASSSSATNTPQGFVSKTLDSASAQFAASALVTSEQLMGFKMKDDVVLGIGVNGVLPASGVYKGLHLGGAAPAALVHTSPSTAASALLQPASLTQTPGPHSAPSHQVTAANSAPTQVLIGNNIRLTVPSSVATVNSIAPINARHIPRTLSAVPSSALKLAAAANCQVSKVPSSPSVDSVPRENHESEKPALNNIADNTVAMEVT, encoded by the exons GAGCACCATCTTCAGCGGGCTATTTCAGCACAGCAGGTGTATGGTGAGAAGAGGGATAACATGGTTATACCAGTCCCGGAGGCGGAGAGCAACATTGCTTACTACGAGTCCATATATCCCGGGGAATTTAAGATGCCAAAGCAGCTCATTCACATACAGC CTTTTAGCCTGGATGCCGAACAGCCCGACTATGATTTGGATTCTGAAGATGAAGTGTTTGTGaataaactgaagaagaaaatggacATCTGCCCATTGCAATTTGAGGAAATGATTGACCGTCTAGAAAAAGGCAGTGGTCAGCAG CCAGTCAGTCTGCAGGAAGCTAAACTACTGCTAAAAGAAGACGATGAATTAATCAGAGAAGTTTATGAATACTggattaaaaagaggaaaagctgtCGAGGGCCGTCTCTCATCCCATCAGTGAAACAGGAGAAACGAGACGGCTCCAGCACAAATGACCCCTATGTGGCTTTTAGAAGACGCACCGAAAAAATGCAGACTCGAAAA AATCGCAAAAATGATGAAGCCTCTTACGAAAAAATGCTTAAGCTGCGTCGAGATCTCAGTCGGGCTGTTACTATTCTAGAGatgataaaaagaagagaaaagagtaaaAGGGAGCTATTGCACTTAACCCTGGAAATTatggaaaagag GTATAACTTGGGCGACTACAGCGGCGAGATCGTATCCGAGGTTTTGGCGCAGAGACAGCCCGGGAAGCCCGCGTacgccgcgcccgccgcccccATCGCCAACAGCGCCCAGTACCGACACCAGGAAGCGGTGGACGCCAAGGAGTTCAAAGGCAGCAAG CAAGATAAAGCCGATCTCATCCGACCCAAGCGTAAATATGAAAAGAAGCCCAAAGTCTTCCCGCCGGCCGCGGCCGCCGCGCCCCCGCAGGCCGGCCCCGCCGCGCTGCCCGGCTTCAACGCGAAAGACCTGAACCAGTACGACTTCCCCAGCTCGGACGAGGAGCCCCTGTCCCAG GTGTTGTCTGGCTCCTCGGAAGCGGAGGAAGAGAACGACCCCGACGGCCCCTTTGCTTTCCGCAGGAAGGCAGGCTGTCAGTACTACGCT cctcATTTAGACCAAACTGGCAACTGGCCTTGGACGAGCCCTGCAGATGGGGGCCTCGGGGACGCGCGTTACCGATACTGTCTGACGACCCTGACCGTGCCCCGCAGGTGCATCGGCTTCGCGCGGAGGCGGCTGGGGCGCGGAGGGAG GGTCTTGCTGGACAGAGCTCACTCAGACTATGACAGTGTGTTTCGCCATCTGGACTTGGAAATGCTTTCCTCTCCACAGCGTTCTCCAGTCAATCAGTTTGCCAATACCTCAGAAACAAATACCTCGGACACATCTTTCTCTAAAGACCTCAGTCAGATACTAGTCAATATCAAATCATGTAGATGGCGGCACTTCAGGCCTCGGACACCGTCCCTACATGACAGTGACAATGATGAACTCTCCTGTAGAAAACTGTATAGGAGTGTGAACCGAACAGGAACAGCACCGCCCGGGACCCAGACATGCAGTACCTCCACGCAGAGTAagagcggcggcggcgcggctcACTTCG CATTTACAGCCGAGCAGTACCAGCACCATCAGCAGCAGCTGGCACTAATGCAGAAACAGCAGCTCGCACAGATTCAGCAGCAGCAAGCAAGCAGCAGTTCCGCCACCAACACTCCACAG gGTTTTGTCTCCAAGACTCTGGATTCTGCTAGTGCTCAGTTCGCCGCTTCTGCTTTGGTGACGTCAGAGCAGCTGATGGGATTCAAGATGAAGGATGACGTGGTGCTTGGAATTGGGGTGAACGGCGTCCTTCCAGCCTCAG GCGTGTACAAGGGCCTACACCTCGGCGGTGCGGCGCCTGCAGCGCTTGTCCACACGAGCCCGTCGACGGCGGCCTCGGCGTTGCTGCAGCCGGCAAGCCTGACCCAGACTCCAGGGCCCCACAGCGCGCCGAGTCACCAGGTGACTGCTGCCAACTCTGCGCCAACTCAGGTTCTGATTGGGAACAACATTCGATTGACTGTACCTTCATCAGTTGCCACTGTAAACTCTATTGCCCCTATAAATGCACGACATATACCCAGGACTTTAAGTGCTGTGCCATCGTCTGCCTTAAAGCTGGCTGCCGCAGCAAACTGTCAAGTTTCCAAGGTCCCGTCCTCACCCTCCGTAGATTCGGTCCCACG GGAAAATCACGAATCGGAAAAGCCAGCCCTGAACAACATCGCGGACAACACAGTAGCGATGGAGGTGACGTAG
- the EPC1 gene encoding enhancer of polycomb homolog 1 isoform X1, which yields MSKLSFRARALDASKPLPVFRCEDLPDLHEYASINRAVPQMPTGMEKEEESEHHLQRAISAQQVYGEKRDNMVIPVPEAESNIAYYESIYPGEFKMPKQLIHIQPFSLDAEQPDYDLDSEDEVFVNKLKKKMDICPLQFEEMIDRLEKGSGQQPVSLQEAKLLLKEDDELIREVYEYWIKKRKSCRGPSLIPSVKQEKRDGSSTNDPYVAFRRRTEKMQTRKNRKNDEASYEKMLKLRRDLSRAVTILEMIKRREKSKRELLHLTLEIMEKRYNLGDYSGEIVSEVLAQRQPGKPAYAAPAAPIANSAQYRHQEAVDAKEFKGSKQDKADLIRPKRKYEKKPKVFPPAAAAAPPQAGPAALPGFNAKDLNQYDFPSSDEEPLSQVLSGSSEAEEENDPDGPFAFRRKAGCQYYAPHLDQTGNWPWTSPADGGLGDARYRYCLTTLTVPRRCIGFARRRLGRGGRVLLDRAHSDYDSVFRHLDLEMLSSPQRSPVNQFANTSETNTSDTSFSKDLSQILVNIKSCRWRHFRPRTPSLHDSDNDELSCRKLYRSVNRTGTAPPGTQTCSTSTQSKSGGGAAHFAFTAEQYQHHQQQLALMQKQQLAQIQQQQASSSSATNTPQGFVSKTLDSASAQFAASALVTSEQLMGFKMKDDVVLGIGVNGVLPASGVYKGLHLGGAAPAALVHTSPSTAASALLQPASLTQTPGPHSAPSHQVTAANSAPTQVLIGNNIRLTVPSSVATVNSIAPINARHIPRTLSAVPSSALKLAAAANCQVSKVPSSPSVDSVPRENHESEKPALNNIADNTVAMEVT from the exons GAGCACCATCTTCAGCGGGCTATTTCAGCACAGCAGGTGTATGGTGAGAAGAGGGATAACATGGTTATACCAGTCCCGGAGGCGGAGAGCAACATTGCTTACTACGAGTCCATATATCCCGGGGAATTTAAGATGCCAAAGCAGCTCATTCACATACAGC CTTTTAGCCTGGATGCCGAACAGCCCGACTATGATTTGGATTCTGAAGATGAAGTGTTTGTGaataaactgaagaagaaaatggacATCTGCCCATTGCAATTTGAGGAAATGATTGACCGTCTAGAAAAAGGCAGTGGTCAGCAG CCAGTCAGTCTGCAGGAAGCTAAACTACTGCTAAAAGAAGACGATGAATTAATCAGAGAAGTTTATGAATACTggattaaaaagaggaaaagctgtCGAGGGCCGTCTCTCATCCCATCAGTGAAACAGGAGAAACGAGACGGCTCCAGCACAAATGACCCCTATGTGGCTTTTAGAAGACGCACCGAAAAAATGCAGACTCGAAAA AATCGCAAAAATGATGAAGCCTCTTACGAAAAAATGCTTAAGCTGCGTCGAGATCTCAGTCGGGCTGTTACTATTCTAGAGatgataaaaagaagagaaaagagtaaaAGGGAGCTATTGCACTTAACCCTGGAAATTatggaaaagag GTATAACTTGGGCGACTACAGCGGCGAGATCGTATCCGAGGTTTTGGCGCAGAGACAGCCCGGGAAGCCCGCGTacgccgcgcccgccgcccccATCGCCAACAGCGCCCAGTACCGACACCAGGAAGCGGTGGACGCCAAGGAGTTCAAAGGCAGCAAG CAAGATAAAGCCGATCTCATCCGACCCAAGCGTAAATATGAAAAGAAGCCCAAAGTCTTCCCGCCGGCCGCGGCCGCCGCGCCCCCGCAGGCCGGCCCCGCCGCGCTGCCCGGCTTCAACGCGAAAGACCTGAACCAGTACGACTTCCCCAGCTCGGACGAGGAGCCCCTGTCCCAG GTGTTGTCTGGCTCCTCGGAAGCGGAGGAAGAGAACGACCCCGACGGCCCCTTTGCTTTCCGCAGGAAGGCAGGCTGTCAGTACTACGCT cctcATTTAGACCAAACTGGCAACTGGCCTTGGACGAGCCCTGCAGATGGGGGCCTCGGGGACGCGCGTTACCGATACTGTCTGACGACCCTGACCGTGCCCCGCAGGTGCATCGGCTTCGCGCGGAGGCGGCTGGGGCGCGGAGGGAG GGTCTTGCTGGACAGAGCTCACTCAGACTATGACAGTGTGTTTCGCCATCTGGACTTGGAAATGCTTTCCTCTCCACAGCGTTCTCCAGTCAATCAGTTTGCCAATACCTCAGAAACAAATACCTCGGACACATCTTTCTCTAAAGACCTCAGTCAGATACTAGTCAATATCAAATCATGTAGATGGCGGCACTTCAGGCCTCGGACACCGTCCCTACATGACAGTGACAATGATGAACTCTCCTGTAGAAAACTGTATAGGAGTGTGAACCGAACAGGAACAGCACCGCCCGGGACCCAGACATGCAGTACCTCCACGCAGAGTAagagcggcggcggcgcggctcACTTCG CATTTACAGCCGAGCAGTACCAGCACCATCAGCAGCAGCTGGCACTAATGCAGAAACAGCAGCTCGCACAGATTCAGCAGCAGCAAGCAAGCAGCAGTTCCGCCACCAACACTCCACAG gGTTTTGTCTCCAAGACTCTGGATTCTGCTAGTGCTCAGTTCGCCGCTTCTGCTTTGGTGACGTCAGAGCAGCTGATGGGATTCAAGATGAAGGATGACGTGGTGCTTGGAATTGGGGTGAACGGCGTCCTTCCAGCCTCAG GCGTGTACAAGGGCCTACACCTCGGCGGTGCGGCGCCTGCAGCGCTTGTCCACACGAGCCCGTCGACGGCGGCCTCGGCGTTGCTGCAGCCGGCAAGCCTGACCCAGACTCCAGGGCCCCACAGCGCGCCGAGTCACCAGGTGACTGCTGCCAACTCTGCGCCAACTCAGGTTCTGATTGGGAACAACATTCGATTGACTGTACCTTCATCAGTTGCCACTGTAAACTCTATTGCCCCTATAAATGCACGACATATACCCAGGACTTTAAGTGCTGTGCCATCGTCTGCCTTAAAGCTGGCTGCCGCAGCAAACTGTCAAGTTTCCAAGGTCCCGTCCTCACCCTCCGTAGATTCGGTCCCACG GGAAAATCACGAATCGGAAAAGCCAGCCCTGAACAACATCGCGGACAACACAGTAGCGATGGAGGTGACGTAG
- the EPC1 gene encoding enhancer of polycomb homolog 1 isoform X2 gives MSKLSFRARALDASKPLPVFRCEDLPDLHEYASINRAVPQMPTGMEKEEESEHHLQRAISAQQVYGEKRDNMVIPVPEAESNIAYYESIYPGEFKMPKQLIHIQPFSLDAEQPDYDLDSEDEVFVNKLKKKMDICPLQFEEMIDRLEKGSGQQPVSLQEAKLLLKEDDELIREVYEYWIKKRKSCRGPSLIPSVKQEKRDGSSTNDPYVAFRRRTEKMQTRKNRKNDEASYEKMLKLRRDLSRAVTILEMIKRREKSKRELLHLTLEIMEKRYNLGDYSGEIVSEVLAQRQPGKPAYAAPAAPIANSAQYRHQEAVDAKEFKGSKQDKADLIRPKRKYEKKPKVFPPAAAAAPPQAGPAALPGFNAKDLNQYDFPSSDEEPLSQVLSGSSEAEEENDPDGPFAFRRKAGCQYYAPHLDQTGNWPWTSPADGGLGDARYRYCLTTLTVPRRCIGFARRRLGRGGRVLLDRAHSDYDSVFRHLDLEMLSSPQRSPVNQFANTSETNTSDTSFSKDLSQILVNIKSCRWRHFRPRTPSLHDSDNDELSCRKLYRSVNRTGTAPPGTQTCSTSTQSKSGGGAAHFAFTAEQYQHHQQQLALMQKQQLAQIQQQQASSSSATNTPQGFVSKTLDSASAQFAASALVTSEQLMGFKMKDDVVLGIGVNGVLPASGVYKGLHLGGAAPAALVHTSPSTAASALLQPASLTQTPGPHSAPSHQGKSRIGKASPEQHRGQHSSDGGDVAAPEGPPPADVVRCYASSRWMQGMMECSSCVSVAAVRS, from the exons GAGCACCATCTTCAGCGGGCTATTTCAGCACAGCAGGTGTATGGTGAGAAGAGGGATAACATGGTTATACCAGTCCCGGAGGCGGAGAGCAACATTGCTTACTACGAGTCCATATATCCCGGGGAATTTAAGATGCCAAAGCAGCTCATTCACATACAGC CTTTTAGCCTGGATGCCGAACAGCCCGACTATGATTTGGATTCTGAAGATGAAGTGTTTGTGaataaactgaagaagaaaatggacATCTGCCCATTGCAATTTGAGGAAATGATTGACCGTCTAGAAAAAGGCAGTGGTCAGCAG CCAGTCAGTCTGCAGGAAGCTAAACTACTGCTAAAAGAAGACGATGAATTAATCAGAGAAGTTTATGAATACTggattaaaaagaggaaaagctgtCGAGGGCCGTCTCTCATCCCATCAGTGAAACAGGAGAAACGAGACGGCTCCAGCACAAATGACCCCTATGTGGCTTTTAGAAGACGCACCGAAAAAATGCAGACTCGAAAA AATCGCAAAAATGATGAAGCCTCTTACGAAAAAATGCTTAAGCTGCGTCGAGATCTCAGTCGGGCTGTTACTATTCTAGAGatgataaaaagaagagaaaagagtaaaAGGGAGCTATTGCACTTAACCCTGGAAATTatggaaaagag GTATAACTTGGGCGACTACAGCGGCGAGATCGTATCCGAGGTTTTGGCGCAGAGACAGCCCGGGAAGCCCGCGTacgccgcgcccgccgcccccATCGCCAACAGCGCCCAGTACCGACACCAGGAAGCGGTGGACGCCAAGGAGTTCAAAGGCAGCAAG CAAGATAAAGCCGATCTCATCCGACCCAAGCGTAAATATGAAAAGAAGCCCAAAGTCTTCCCGCCGGCCGCGGCCGCCGCGCCCCCGCAGGCCGGCCCCGCCGCGCTGCCCGGCTTCAACGCGAAAGACCTGAACCAGTACGACTTCCCCAGCTCGGACGAGGAGCCCCTGTCCCAG GTGTTGTCTGGCTCCTCGGAAGCGGAGGAAGAGAACGACCCCGACGGCCCCTTTGCTTTCCGCAGGAAGGCAGGCTGTCAGTACTACGCT cctcATTTAGACCAAACTGGCAACTGGCCTTGGACGAGCCCTGCAGATGGGGGCCTCGGGGACGCGCGTTACCGATACTGTCTGACGACCCTGACCGTGCCCCGCAGGTGCATCGGCTTCGCGCGGAGGCGGCTGGGGCGCGGAGGGAG GGTCTTGCTGGACAGAGCTCACTCAGACTATGACAGTGTGTTTCGCCATCTGGACTTGGAAATGCTTTCCTCTCCACAGCGTTCTCCAGTCAATCAGTTTGCCAATACCTCAGAAACAAATACCTCGGACACATCTTTCTCTAAAGACCTCAGTCAGATACTAGTCAATATCAAATCATGTAGATGGCGGCACTTCAGGCCTCGGACACCGTCCCTACATGACAGTGACAATGATGAACTCTCCTGTAGAAAACTGTATAGGAGTGTGAACCGAACAGGAACAGCACCGCCCGGGACCCAGACATGCAGTACCTCCACGCAGAGTAagagcggcggcggcgcggctcACTTCG CATTTACAGCCGAGCAGTACCAGCACCATCAGCAGCAGCTGGCACTAATGCAGAAACAGCAGCTCGCACAGATTCAGCAGCAGCAAGCAAGCAGCAGTTCCGCCACCAACACTCCACAG gGTTTTGTCTCCAAGACTCTGGATTCTGCTAGTGCTCAGTTCGCCGCTTCTGCTTTGGTGACGTCAGAGCAGCTGATGGGATTCAAGATGAAGGATGACGTGGTGCTTGGAATTGGGGTGAACGGCGTCCTTCCAGCCTCAG GCGTGTACAAGGGCCTACACCTCGGCGGTGCGGCGCCTGCAGCGCTTGTCCACACGAGCCCGTCGACGGCGGCCTCGGCGTTGCTGCAGCCGGCAAGCCTGACCCAGACTCCAGGGCCCCACAGCGCGCCGAGTCACCAG GGAAAATCACGAATCGGAAAAGCCAGCCCTGAACAACATCGCGGACAACACAGTAGCGATGGAGGTGACGTAGCCGCCCCAGAGGGGCCGCCGCCCGCGGATGTGGTTAGGTGCTATGCATCGTCGCGTTGGATGCAGGGGATGATGGAATGCAGCTCGTGCGTTTCCGTGGCAGCTGTGAGGAGTTGA